A window of the Flavobacterium sangjuense genome harbors these coding sequences:
- a CDS encoding LptF/LptG family permease, with protein MLKIIDKYILKRYLGTFAVMLLMFIPIGIVIDVSEKVNKMIENHVAFSAVAKYYLDFTIYFANLLFPIFLFLSVIWFTSKLANNTEIIAILSSGISFSRFLRPYIIGATIVSLFALVMTIYLVPNASAGFKSFRYTYLSASGPDSMRDDTDVFRQISKDEYIFVSNFNDVSKMAFNFSMEKFEGDKLKYKLLASRIKWNAKTKNYTLYNYTKRKVGQFGDIIESGEVKDTVFKFDLEDLTPVVYIAETLPLNELNKFIDKEKARGSSNINVYKVVLYKKYSIPVSAFILTIIAVAVSSMKRRGGMGANLAIGIILAFAFVFLDKVFGVLAEKSTAPPLLAVWTPNIVFGILAIYLLRNAKR; from the coding sequence ATGTTAAAAATAATTGACAAATACATTCTCAAACGCTACTTAGGAACATTCGCCGTTATGTTGTTAATGTTCATTCCAATTGGGATTGTGATTGATGTTTCCGAAAAAGTCAATAAAATGATTGAGAATCACGTTGCTTTCTCAGCTGTTGCCAAATATTATCTTGACTTCACCATCTATTTTGCCAATCTTTTATTCCCGATATTTTTATTTCTTTCTGTAATTTGGTTTACCTCAAAACTTGCCAATAACACCGAGATTATTGCCATTCTAAGTTCGGGTATTTCGTTCTCAAGATTTCTTCGTCCTTATATTATAGGAGCAACGATTGTATCCCTTTTTGCTTTGGTGATGACAATTTATTTGGTGCCCAATGCGAGTGCGGGTTTTAAAAGTTTCAGATATACGTATCTTTCTGCTAGTGGACCGGATAGTATGCGTGATGATACCGATGTGTTTCGTCAAATCAGTAAAGACGAATATATTTTTGTGAGTAACTTTAATGATGTTTCTAAAATGGCTTTTAATTTTTCGATGGAAAAATTCGAAGGAGATAAGTTGAAATATAAATTGTTAGCCAGTAGAATTAAATGGAATGCAAAAACAAAAAATTACACCTTATACAATTATACCAAAAGGAAAGTAGGGCAGTTTGGAGATATTATCGAATCAGGTGAAGTCAAAGACACTGTTTTTAAATTTGATTTAGAAGATTTAACGCCTGTGGTTTACATTGCGGAAACCTTGCCTCTAAATGAACTTAATAAGTTTATAGATAAAGAAAAAGCACGTGGTTCTTCCAATATTAATGTGTATAAGGTAGTGCTTTATAAAAAATACAGTATCCCGGTTTCTGCTTTTATTCTAACTATCATTGCTGTGGCTGTTTCGTCTATGAAGCGTCGTGGCGGAATGGGAGCCAATCTGGCCATAGGAATTATTCTTGCCTTTGCTTTTGTCTTTCTGGATAAAGTTTTTGGAGTTTTAGCCGAAAAATCTACAGCACCACCATTACTGGCAGTTTGGACACCAAACATTGTTTTTGGAATTCTGGCAATTTATCTTTTACGAAATGCTAAGCGATAA
- the tgt gene encoding tRNA guanosine(34) transglycosylase Tgt: protein MKFDLLQKDINSKARAGSITTDHGVIETPIFMPVGTVASVKGVHQRELKEEINPDIILGNTYHLYLRPQTAILEQAGGLHKFMNWDRNILTDSGGYQVYSLSANRKIKEEGVKFKSHIDGSYHVFTPENVMEIQRTIGADIIMAFDECTPYPCDYRYAQKSMKMTHRWLDRCISHLEKVPTKYGYDQTFFPIVQGSTYKDLRQQSAEYIANAGQQGNAIGGLSVGEPAEEMYAMTEVVCDILPEDKPRYLMGVGTPINILENIALGIDMFDCVMPTRNARNGMLFTANGTMNIKNKKWEADFSPLDEMGYTFVDTEYTKAYLRHLFAANEYLGKQIATIHNLGFYMWLVREARKHILAGDFRTWKDMMVKNMSQRL, encoded by the coding sequence ATGAAATTCGATTTATTACAAAAAGACATCAATTCAAAAGCGCGTGCCGGAAGTATTACTACTGATCACGGTGTAATTGAAACCCCAATATTCATGCCTGTTGGTACTGTAGCCTCTGTAAAAGGAGTGCATCAGCGCGAATTAAAAGAAGAAATCAATCCCGATATTATTCTTGGAAATACCTATCATTTATACCTGCGTCCGCAAACCGCTATTTTAGAACAAGCTGGCGGCTTACATAAATTCATGAATTGGGATAGAAATATCTTAACGGATTCCGGCGGCTACCAAGTGTATTCACTTTCGGCTAACCGAAAAATTAAAGAAGAAGGTGTAAAATTTAAATCGCATATTGACGGTTCTTACCACGTTTTTACTCCCGAGAATGTAATGGAAATTCAGCGTACTATTGGTGCTGATATCATCATGGCGTTCGACGAATGCACACCTTATCCATGTGACTATCGCTATGCACAAAAATCAATGAAGATGACACATCGTTGGCTGGACAGATGTATCAGTCATTTAGAAAAAGTGCCGACAAAATATGGTTATGACCAAACGTTCTTCCCAATTGTTCAGGGAAGTACGTATAAAGATTTACGTCAACAATCTGCAGAATATATAGCCAATGCCGGACAACAAGGAAATGCTATTGGTGGACTTTCAGTTGGAGAACCGGCTGAAGAAATGTACGCCATGACCGAAGTCGTTTGTGACATTCTTCCCGAAGACAAGCCACGTTATTTGATGGGCGTTGGAACACCAATAAATATTTTGGAAAATATAGCGTTGGGAATCGATATGTTCGATTGCGTAATGCCGACACGAAATGCACGAAACGGAATGTTATTCACGGCCAACGGAACGATGAATATCAAAAATAAAAAATGGGAAGCTGATTTTTCACCACTTGATGAAATGGGTTACACTTTTGTGGATACAGAATACACCAAAGCCTATTTGCGTCACCTGTTTGCTGCCAATGAATATTTGGGGAAGCAAATTGCCACAATTCACAATTTAGGTTTCTATATGTGGTTGGTTCGTGAAGCAAGAAAACATATCTTAGCGGGAGATTTTAGAACTTGGAAAGACATGATGGTAAAAAATATGAGCCAAAGATTATAG
- a CDS encoding response regulator, whose product MKKAKTIYYLDDDFDDLGFFKEIAEELGHNVKVFSDGRKMLLVLEIQAEKPDVIFLDIHMPVLNGEEILEIIKKSDDLKDIPVVMVSGAYPKKLLQYCSDLGVSCLVKRHNFQEFKQNIAEVLKQIEVIKA is encoded by the coding sequence ATGAAAAAGGCAAAAACTATTTATTATTTAGATGATGATTTCGATGATTTAGGCTTCTTTAAAGAGATAGCTGAAGAATTGGGACATAATGTAAAAGTGTTTTCCGATGGACGAAAAATGCTGTTAGTTTTGGAAATTCAGGCTGAAAAGCCGGATGTTATTTTCCTTGATATTCACATGCCGGTACTTAACGGAGAGGAAATTTTAGAAATAATAAAAAAATCGGATGACTTAAAAGACATTCCTGTTGTAATGGTATCCGGAGCTTATCCTAAAAAATTACTTCAATATTGTTCCGATTTGGGAGTATCTTGTCTGGTCAAAAGACATAATTTTCAGGAATTCAAACAGAATATTGCTGAGGTACTGAAACAAATAGAAGTTATCAAGGCGTAA
- a CDS encoding transketolase, protein MSNTQQLQDFSTQVRRDILRMVHAVNSGHPGGSLGCTEFFTVLYQQLLERKPGFNMDGIGEDLFFLSNGHISPVFYSVLARSGYFPVTELATFRKLNSRLQGHPTTHEGLPGVRMASGSLGQGMSVAIGAAQAKKLNGDNHLIYSLHGDGELQEGQNWEAIMYASAKKVDNLIATIDLNGQQIDGATDDVLPMGSIKAKFEAFDWDVLEIKEGNDIEAIIKGMTEAKSRTGKGKPVCVLLHTVMGHGVDFMMHTHAWHGKAPNNDQLAVGLAQNAETLGDY, encoded by the coding sequence ATGTCTAACACACAACAACTTCAAGATTTTTCAACACAGGTTAGAAGAGACATTCTTCGAATGGTACATGCCGTAAATTCAGGTCATCCGGGAGGTTCTCTTGGCTGTACTGAATTTTTTACTGTATTGTACCAACAGCTTTTAGAAAGAAAGCCCGGCTTCAATATGGATGGCATTGGTGAGGATTTATTTTTCTTGTCTAATGGTCATATTTCGCCGGTATTCTACAGCGTTTTGGCTCGTAGCGGTTATTTCCCTGTAACAGAATTAGCTACGTTTAGAAAACTCAACTCACGTTTACAAGGTCATCCAACCACACACGAAGGATTGCCTGGAGTTCGTATGGCTTCCGGTTCATTGGGACAAGGAATGTCGGTTGCTATTGGTGCAGCGCAAGCTAAAAAACTAAACGGTGACAATCATTTAATTTATTCACTTCATGGTGATGGAGAATTGCAGGAAGGTCAAAACTGGGAAGCCATTATGTATGCTTCCGCAAAAAAAGTTGATAATTTGATTGCGACCATTGACTTAAACGGACAACAAATTGACGGTGCAACAGACGATGTATTGCCAATGGGAAGTATCAAAGCTAAGTTTGAAGCTTTTGACTGGGATGTTTTGGAAATCAAAGAAGGAAACGACATTGAAGCTATTATCAAAGGTATGACCGAAGCAAAAAGCAGAACCGGGAAAGGAAAACCGGTTTGTGTATTGTTGCATACAGTGATGGGACATGGTGTAGATTTTATGATGCACACGCATGCTTGGCACGGAAAAGCACCAAACAATGATCAATTAGCGGTTGGATTAGCTCAAAATGCTGAGACTTTAGGAGATTATTAA